The Chryseobacterium sp. JV274 sequence TCTATATTTTTTCCCAAATTATTTCCGCTGGTGTCTGAAGGTTTTTCATGTCTTCAATATTTCCAGCAATTATTATTATTTTTTCTTTACCTGTCATGTCCTGCCACTCTCCGACTACCTCAGCGGTTTCAATACGAGGGTTATTGTAAACCATTCCCGGAATTTCATTTCCGTCTGAATCCAAAACCTTGTATATAAATTTCCCATAGACCGGTATATTGACGTCCTTAATCACGGTTATGGTGTTTTTGCCTATTAAGCCTTCGTAAATTGTACTTATTGCAACCACTTCATAAACATTATCAGGCTTTCTTCCGATTACATAAAGTTTTATGTTTTTAGGTGATACTAAAGTCACTTCAACCGAGAACTGATAAGTGGTAGATTTTTCCGGAACAGAGTATACCTCGAAATATTCATCATTAAAACCACTTACACTTACAAGTGACAATCCGGAATTCTCATAAGAAGGTTCTGAATAGTCTTTTGTAAGGCTTACATTACTACGTCCGGTCTGCTTGGTCCCATCACCGAAGAAAATCTCTGTCTCGGAATCTATTTCGTAGGATAGTTTGAAGGTGTCCAGAGTTGTTTTTAGAACTCTTTTTATTGGATTTGGCTCTAATAGTTTTAGCGTAAAAGAGCCGTACATTTCACCGTTTCTAAACTCTTTTATAAGTTCAGCAGAACCATTAAGCAACACCTCATATGCGTATTCTTTATTGCCGAAAGGTTCGATAGTAAAACGCTTTGTCGATTTTGTATCAAATAAGCTTAAAAAGGAATTAAAATTTTCTGTTAACCTATTTGAATCAGATGCTTTAAGCCAGCACTGAAGCTCCATTTCTCGCGCTTCATAGTAAGGTTTAGATAAGTCGATTTGCTTTCCGTGGTATTCAGCCCATGTATATGAATTTCTTTCACGTGGCTTTAATTTATCAAGAACACTTTTAGACTCTTGAACATTAATTCCAAAGTCCGCAAAATCCCTTCCATTGATTGACCACTTTAATCCCATTTCTTCTGTTTTACCACACAATCTCCATTAATCATTCCTCCATATTGGTAAACAAATACCTCAGCAAAATCCCGTCTATCTACTACAAGCTCAGAATCATCTAAAACAGTCACAAATACTTTAGAATATCCGGAAGCTTTTATTGTGATTTTCGATTTTCCACGAATAAAAACATCTGAAACATCAAATCCTGAGTATTCTATTTCAGATTCACTATCAAAGATAGCCAAATTAACAGCCTTGTTTATAGTACTTTGTCTATAGTAAAGTCCGTAATTTTCATAATAACCACGGTATTTTTCAAGTACTTCTTTTGACGGGAAATTTTGTCTTAAAGCCCAATCAGAATTTGCAAAAAATAGTTCGCAAAGGTTCTTTATTGAAGCATCCTTATAAGCCTTTTCAAAGCCCCCTTTACAAGGGCTGAAAGCTTTCATTTCTTTTAAAATATAATCTGTTTTCATTATGGTATTCCGGCTAGGCTATTTTTAATTTTAGAATTCATCGACTTAATTTCTTCATACATACCTTTTATAGGTCTTGTATTCATTTCTATCTGTGATTGAACAAGAAGCTGGCTTCTCATAACTTCTAAACCATCCTTGAAGCGTTTCAAAGCCTCAGCCTGCATAATGCGCATTGCATTAAGTTGGCCTTCTAAAGCACCAGCTGTTTTCTCGGTGATTCCTTTGATGTCGCCTTTTAAGCCTTGAGCATTTTCTGCTGCTTGACCGAAAAGGTCTTGATATTGCTTCATCCCTTCCATGTACTTTTTCATGGCGTCCTGTACCGATTCTTTATTCTTGTCTCTTTCTTCTTGAGTAAGGCCATCAAAACCTCCTGATGTATTAGAAGTCGCAATTTGTTCTTTTAAAGAGCTGATCAACTTCTCTAATTCTTCCCTTTTTTTGTATAGTGTTAGGTAATTTCCGTCAAGTACACTAGTGTTTTTAAGTTTGTTTACTACATCATTGATTTCTTTTTCAGCAAGTTTAATCTGTGATTCTAAAGTTGATGCATCCCCATTTCCAAATCCCATAGATTGATAAATCTGGTCAACTATCTTTTGAGCAGCGGGTTCCAGAAATTTTATTCTTAAAGCATTTTGAACTGCATTACGCATAACATCATCCACAACCTTATCAAATGACTTTGCAGCATCTTCTCCTTGTGTAAATGCGGATGTAAGAGCTTCTGCCATCTTTTGAGACAAATCTTTAAAATCAGATCCTGTGATACTGTTTTTAAAATTATCAGCAATCTCAGCAATCTTATTATTTATGTCTTCAATTTGTTGTGTATATGATGCAATTTTATCTGTATCTGAATTCTTCTTCTCATTTTCAGTATCCCTCATTTTAGCTAAAATATCCTGTTGCTGTTTGAGATTTTGGATGAGATCTTGATTCATTTTTAACTGAGCTTCACCTGCAGTCTTTTCAATAGTTTTATTCAGTTGTTCATATAATGATTTTAGCTTTTCAATCTCAATGCCCCATTGTTGTATAGATTTATTACGATCAATATCACCATTCATAGCTTTTGAAATAGATGTAATCATTTGAACAATTCCACCTGCCATTTTAGCATAGTCTCCGGAAAAATAACCCGTTACAGCGTTAATAATACCATCAAATAATTGTTGAGCATTTTTTAATGCTTCTTGAGATTCTTGGGACAGTAATCCTAATGCGCCACCAAGATCTGACGCAAAACCAATAACAGCATTAGCGGCATCTTGCCCATTTTTAAATATGTTTGCTAAAGCAATTCTTGTATTTTCTAACTGCTCATTGTATTCTTTGCTGTTTTTTCCGTATTTTTTCTCCGCATCTGCAAGCTTTTTCTTTTCTTCAGAATACTTACCAATTGAAATGCTTATTGCTGCGAAAGGGTTTCTTGATTTAACACTCTCGTCTAATTTATCATATGCATCCTGTACTGTTTTAAGGTCTTCGGGTTTTAGTGCTTTGGCGGCGTCTGAGTCTAAAAATTTCTTAAACTCATCTCGCATTCTACGAAGTGTTTTTGGCCCTACACGATTTAAATCTCCAAAAGCTTTAACCCACAAATCGGTTTTCTGAAATAGTTCGACAGACATTGATGAAATGTCTTTAGCCTGAGCTTTATTTGCTTCGTCAGTAAGCCTTGTTTTTTCTAAGTCGGAATCATTTGATTTTTGAATCTTCAGACGTATATCATCGTACTTCTTTGTTATTTCTACTTTGCGTTGTTCAAAAGTTTGATGTTCGTTGATAAACTGAACATACTGTTCTTTTTGAGCCTGAACAGCATTTCTCCTTAACTCTTCCAGATACTTTTTCTGATCCAAGAATTGTTTGCTATTTCCTCCTTCTTTTTGGAAGGCCTTATCTATCGCATTATCTATTGCATCTATCTGATCAATGTATGACGTCATAAGTTTTAGAGTGTTTTCAAACTCACGCTTAAAAGCTTCTATGGGGGCTTCAAAACCATTTAATGAATCCATCTCATTTCTAAGCATAACTAAATACTCCTGATCAGATTTGGAAAGCTTCTCCCCACTCTCTATTCTTTTTTCGATAGAATTAACTTCTCCCTCTACGTACTGAAGGTAATTTTTTGATTTACTAATTAGAGGAGCATACTGTTTATCAGCTATTTCTTTTCCGTAATAGGAAGCAATAGAGTAATAGTTTTCAAACTGTGTTTTAGTTTCATCCAGTCTATCTTTGTTAGATTTATACCTTTTGGAGTCTATTTCATCCTGTATTTGTTGAAGTCTTTTATAAGCTTCTTCTGTAGATACCGTCTCGCCTGTTAAATAAGGGTTCCCTTTTTTATCTTTATCGTGTCCAAACTTGTCTAGATTTCGAAGTTTAACTACACCATTAACAGCTGTATCAATAGCATCATTTAGCAACTGAGCTCTTCTTTCAAGTTCTTTTATAGAACCTTCTGGTAATATTTCAGCTATTTGATTTTCTTGCTTATTTTTTTTTGGATTTAATAATTCATTTAACTTGTCTATTCTATTGCGTATTGCTTGATAGGCTGCTTGTGTAGGTGCTTTCTGTGCCTGCGATTCCAATTCTTCAATTTGAGCTTTAATCCTTTCAGCCCATCCTTCAGACTTTTTATTTTCTTCAGGTGATTGAATAATTTGAGGCTTAAAACCATTAAGTTCAAAATCTAGTTTTTCAATTTGTTTCTTTTTAAGCTCTAATTGTTCACCATTTAGTTTTCCTAGCCTAACTTCTTCTCTTAGTTGATTTAAAACCTTTGTTTTTTGATTAATTTCCTGCTGGTTGCTCCTGATGATTGCGTTAGAAATACCGGTTTTCTCGTTGGCTACCTTTCTTTGCTTTTCAAGTTGTTCAAGAAGCTTATCTCGTCTCTTCTCAGCATCATAAGCATTTCTCATGTACTCTAGGCTCGCTTTTCCAGCCTTTCTTGCCTCTTCGTCCATTTTCTTCCACTTATCAGCTTCTTTTTGAGCTGAATCGGCCTGAACTTTTAAAGCATCGCGCTTAAATTGCTCCTCGAATGATTCTTCAAGTATTTTTCTTGAAGCAGCAGCCTTGGCCTGAGCCATTGCAAATGCATCAATTTTAGATGTAACATATTCTAAAGCCTGTCCGAGCCTATTTGTTGCTTTATACTGACCATCAAGAACACCGATGAAAGTCTGATCAATCTTAATAAGCTTTTCATATGCGGCCTTACGCATTTCTAATGTGGAAGACTCATTTTTGATAATGCCGATTAACTCAGAAATATTAGCTTTGGTTTCGTTTACACCTTTGGCGAAATTCCTGTGATATTCAGACATTACCTCCTCCTGTGCTTTCTGTGAGTTTGTCTGCTCTTCGATCATTCCGGTAAGCTCGCCTAGTTCCTGGCGATAATTGTAAGTTATTGCTAATAAAGCTCCTATTACAGTAATTATAAGAGTATAAGGATTGGCTCTTGCGGTAAGGTTAAATAAAGCTTGTGCATCTGCTGCAGTTCTAATACTTCTAGCCAATGAGATCCATGTCTTGATAGCCTCTACCGCAATTGAAGCTTTTTGAATTGCTGTTGTCACCAATAAAGCAGTTCTGTAAATTCCGTATATTTCAATTAGAGTAAGCAAAACTCTTCCAACTTCCTGATAGTTTTCAATCAAGTGGGTAATTGCGTCAATTCCGCCTTTAAGAATGTTTTCATTATTGGTTCCGATTTCATTAAGCATTAATTCAAATTCGTGCTTAAGTCTATTTACTGAACCCGTTAATGTTGTGGCTTGCTTGCCAATAAGATTATTGAATTTACCTCCTTCAGTAGTCAGTCTATTCATAGCCTTTTCAACTTCTGGGAAACCAACTTTTCCAGCTTCAATTAGCCCTTTAAGTTCAGAAACATTTACGTTCATGACTTTCGCTAACTCATCCATTAATGGAATACCTCGCATTGTGAATTGTAGAATATCTCTAGTATATGCTCTACCCTGTGTTTTTAAGGTTCCATAAACATAAGCAATATCACCGATTGGCGCTGATACCCCGGAAGCCACATTGGCAAGCATTTCAATATCATGTGTAACTTTATTTACATCAATGCCATATGCTAGTAATTGTTTTCCTGCTTGACCGATTTCTGATAAACGAAATGGAGACCTTAAAGTAAGTTCTTTCCATTCATCCATCAGCTTATTCATTTGGGATGTCGAACCAGTAATGGTTTCGATAGCATTCTCCATTTGTTGGAATTCGCCACGAACTGTTATAAGTTCATTTATAAAATCCCGAACAACATGTACTGAAAAGTAACTTGCAACACCAATTGATAGATTCCGGAAAGCGGTGTCCATTTGTGATGTCTGTTGCTGTGTTTGCTGATTTAATCCAAGAATATCTCTTCGTATCTGATCAACATTTCTCCTCCATTCGTTCAAATTCAACGTCGCATTGAAATTTAAAGCTCCTCCTACATTATTCATTCTTCATTATTTATATTGCTCCAACTGTGATAAAAAATCCTCTTGAGATAATTCTGAATAATTAAATGTTTTACCTTTATTCGAGTCTTTTTTCACATCTTCATCTTTATCGTAATCATATGAAGGGGCATCAATCAGCATTCTTTGTAAAAAAGCATAATCCACCTCTTCAAGTAAATAATCGAGTGTCCATCCAAAGTGGTGACATAGTTGACCACATAGACCATAAATAGTTTTTAGGCCGTTTTCTCTACCTTCATCGGATTCGTCACTCTTACTGCGCTTAGTAATGTGGTAGAGATCGTAAAAGACTGGTAATCGTTCAATGAAAGAACGTTTTGTGTAAATTCTAGAAGTTCTCTTGAATTGATATTATTGAATAAATGCTCAGTTAAAAGCTTTCTAAAAAGCCAGTTATTCCATTTTGTTCCCAGGATCGTAATCGCAATAATTTCTGCGCAAAGCTTGGCATTATCAGCGACTGAATTAAATTGTGAGTTTAATATTTCTTGGAAATCATCATTTTCCTGTTTCTCCTGGAAGACTTTAAGTTTAAAAAACCGGTAACTTTGAGCAAACATTACCTTCAATGGGATTTTATTAACATTCCAGATCAATTCTTTGCCCCAAAATGATGTTTTAACAGCAAATCCAACACTATTTAAAACCTTCAGTTCCTTTTCTTCTGCAATTACTTTTTCCTCTTCGCTTAATATTTTCTCTTCTTCCATAATTGTAATTTTTGTAGTTAAAAAAAGCGCACCCACCTAAGCAAGTGCGCTGAAAAGAAAAATATTAAGGTGTTACTGGATATTTAACCAACTCAAATGATGGAGTATTCTCCTTTGTTGGTCTGAGAACCTTTGCGTTTACAGATACTCCCATTAAGTTGTCTTTACCCATGTCGGTGGTGAATTTATAGGTAATAAGAGTTCTTACTACATCAAATCCAAAACCGATTTCAGGTGTTATTTTTAATGATCTTTCTACGGTAACATTTCCAATAGGAGGAATATAATTTCCGTCGGTGTCTTTTGTTCCGGCTCCAACCTCAACCAAGGTGTCAGCATCCGGATTAGCAACATCAAAATCAAAAGACATTGCTCCTTTAGTAGTTCTTGTGAAAATGGGATCATCATATTCCTCAACATTGAAATCTGTAGTTGTACCATCTTCCATATTGATTTTTAAAGTCCCAAGCATGGTTTCCCCTAATTTTTTAAAGACGGTGCCCATTCCCCCGTCTGATGCAACTGGTGCTAATTCAATTTTCGCTACACCATTGTTAATCTGTCCTGCCATTTTATTGAATTTTAATTATTAAATGCGTTTAATTTTAGTCTGAAATTGATATAGCAATCTTTGTCATCCATAATTGCTTGCTCGAATTCTATATCAACATTGTATTTGTCAGTGAATTTTCTTTCCAGAATTGGTTTTACTTTGTCGGAAACAGCTTTTAATCTAATTTCGTTCGGAACATTTTGATCAATTGCGTTGATCTTAACTTTTAAATAAGGGACGTAGCAATTCACATTAAATGCGCCGGTTTGAAAAAACGTATTATTGATAGTGATAGCATTTACAACAACATCTTCTTTGATGCTACCGGATGGTCTAAAGTCTTTATACAGATCTCCTGTGATAATAGATCCAACACCACCATTTTTCAACTCATTGTAAATCCACTGTTTGGCTTCTATTACTGAATTTCTCACCGTATACTATTTAGAAATTGATTGAGTTTTAATTTCGCTTTGAGTTCAGCGCTGGTTAGGACATTACGACCTCTACTTTCAACGGTTGAAGCGTAGTTCATACCAGCTACAATCACTAAAGCTATTTCAGGAAGAGCTTTGGCAATATCAATCGCCAAATCATAGCCTATTTTCTTTCCATCCTTTGTTGTTGTCTGTGGTCCTTGTACTTTCTCGAAGTCTTGACTTACAACATTGCCATTCAAAGTGATTACATACCCAATAGACGACCTAAGGTTTCCGGTTACATCCTGCCAGTCTTTATCTTTCGCGTAAGACCGCGCTTCGTTTATAGCATCTTCACCAACCACCCGCATAATTCTAATGATGTTCTGGATTTTTGCGTCCAAAGCATCATTGAGATACTGGTTTAAACCCGGCATGTTAAAGTTTGCTCTTACACCCATATTCTACTGTGAAATTGATCGTATTTAACTCTTAAAACCTCTCCTTTAAGTCTTGTTTCTCCTTTTGATCCTATAACTCTTATACTTGAACCATTATCAATAGATTTAAGTTTTTTAGGGCATTGAATCAGCCAGGTGTATTCGTACTTAATCTGATCGTTAGAAATAGTTTTTGTACTTGAAAGACTGTCTTCATCACGACATTTACCGAAGTCCTGCCATTCCTCAGTTCCGGGAATCCAGTTTCCGTTTTCATCCTTTACAGCATCTGTTTTTACAAATACTTCTAACTTATATGGATATTGAATTGCCATTTACCAGAGATTTGAACGATCACGAATTTTGTTCCTTTCCAGATTATTTGGAAGCCCTAACTGGCCAGCAATCATACGGTAATATGCAAGCATTGCATCTTTATCATATTCGATTGTAAACTGTCCTTCTGAAACTCTTTTTGGAGATAATAAAAGCTTAGGGATTAAATTGTAAAACAGCGTATTAGTTTTTACTTCTAATTCGGGTTCGTATTCAGAGTCGCCATTCAATCCTACATTAATCAATTCTGCATCAATAAGCGAATCGGACACTTCAACCGACCATAACTCAAGATTTGCTGACAAATAATCCCTAACTTTCATTTATTATGCTAGTTTTAGTTTTAAATGATATACAGCATCGATTGCAGTTAATGCCGGAATAGCATGTAATTGTCCTCTTGTGAACTCATTCATTGGCTCAGTTTTCGACCATTTAGCAATCTTCACTTTGTCAACGTTTGCATATGAATGCCCGGATACTTGCATTAAGTCTCCTTCAACCACAAGACCATTCTTAACTGTCCCTAATTGCCCCTGAGGAACGAATACAATCACATCATCAGCAAATGCTTTGAATGTGGTGATATTCCCATCCTGCTCTAGGCCAAATAAAGAGTCCTGAAGTTCAATCGGAGGTAATCCATTTGAAGTAAAGAAATCATTTACTCTGGCAAGAGTTACCAAAGCGTAATTATCTTTATTCGAATTTTTGAAAATTGCCTGGATCTCAGCAGAGTCTTTCAACTTGTTGAAGGTTGGTCTTGTCATGAGAATTTTTGCAAAATCTCCATTTCCTTTTGCCTGTGCTGCAGATATAACTGCCTCAAGATCGCTTGTCGGTTTAGCTGTTGTGTCAGTCCATACTTTGGCTGCTGTTATGATATTATCTGCAGGTAGTAGCATGTCAATTTGGCCGTAAGCAACTCCATCAGGATTGTTAGTCACAGACAAATCAATTTTACCTGTAGATAACGCCTGTAAGAACATAACGTCTACTCTAGCGGTACAACCGTCAGCAGCGTTTTTTACGTCATTGAAAATAAGATCAATGATTTGTTTTTTCTTCGTATCATCAGAAACGTTATTCTGATTCTGTAAAGTAATGTAGTTTCTGTAGTCAGAAGATTTCATTAGGTACTTGTGAGAAATAGTAGGAATTTTCCCCTCTAACTTTTCAAGCCCTTGTCTGCTTCTTACTGGAGATACGGCATCTTCACCAATTACTGATGCGATTGCTTCAATTCTACTTCTACCAATTACATCTGCAAAGGAAAGATCAACCTGAGGAGTGTCCCAAGAAAGATACTTGGTGAATTCTCTGGTTTTGAACTTATCCATTCTTTTGTCGATAATTGCCTGAATTGCTCCGCTTGTACCGTATTGTCCGAATATTGATGTTACAATTTCACTCATAGTTTTAATTATTTAGAAAGTGAGAAAATGATTTGCGGCATCTTAGCTTTTAAAGCATCGGTCAATGCTGGAATTCTGTTTGCATAAACAGTTCCTCTAAGAACAATATCAACAGAAGTTGCAGAGTCAATAACTACATCTTCATACAGTAATCCCTTTGGATTTACTTGATCAGGCTTTGCCATTCTCGTTGCTTCATCATACGAAAATGCAGTACCCGCAAGTACTTTATCTCCAACAGTAAGCCCTGTTGTATCTAATACGAAACCGCCTAAAGCAGTTTCAAGAACGTGAGCGAAAATTGTCTTATCTCCCGCAACTACCGTCTTCTTTAATCCTAATTTGCTCATTTTTGTTTTCGATTTTATCCTAACCTTTCAATGTCTTTCAATACTTGGTTGTTTTGGTCAGTTCCTCCGGTTCCAATAGGCGGTTTTCCACCTTGAGCACCTTCAGTTGCAAAAGCTTGTTTGAAATCCTCAAATTCAGTCTCCATAGATTTTACTGTGTCTTCTTCAGAGTAGCCTTCTCCATAATCGACGGTTGACAAAAACTTGTTGTAGTACTTTTCAGGAATGTTCTTCGAAGCAAGAGCTTTAACAAGATTTCCTTTTTTGTCGTCGGTAGCTGTTTTGGTTACTAATGCCTGAACTGATTGTGTAAGGGCCTTAACTTGCTCAGCTAATGTTTGATCCTGATTACCTGGTTTAGGTTCTGGATTTTGGTTAGGCTGTGCAGTTGGCTTTGGCTTTTCAGGATCTGGCTTTTGTCTTGCCTTATCCAAGCTTGATTGAATAGATTTTAATAATCCCCCTACACCTTCGACTACTCCATCAATTGTTTCATCTGTTGGACTTCCGGTTAAAATTAAATCTGCTTGCGACCCTAAAATATCGTCACCAAGACCCAGGTTTGCATACTTGTTTCTCAGCTTTTCAATTATAGTTTCTCTTGTCATATTAAAAGGTTTATTATTAATTACCGTAAATTTCGTCCGTAAATCGTTTGTTTTCAATAGCTTTTATTGCTTTTATACACGATATTTCGTAATTTTACTATTATAACCACGGTATTATTTTTATGAGGGGAGATTTGGGGAGTATGAGAACGTCGGATATGACACTAAGTGAACTTTATGTAGCTTTTAACAGGCTGGCAATGGTTCAAAAAATCACAATGGATTTATCGGAGTTTTGCGAGGTAACAGGAAAGGGACAGAAAGAAGTCTATGCGCTTCTTAGATGCCAATATTATCCTGATGAATTAATCATAGGAGGCTATGAAGGAAGGAAACGTAAAAAGAAGTTATTGTTTGACACTCAAAAGGTATTGGAATGGATGAGAAGGTGAGAAAAGGAAGTTTAAGTTTTGACTTTACTATCGACAATTTCTTTGCGGAAAAAGAAGTGGAATGGCTTTTAAAAGAACGGAAAATTAAGGAAGGGACTTTTCGCTGTGTCACAATTAACCGCTCTGAACCAAGCATAACGATAGAGAACTTTGAAGGAGATTGTTTGAAAATAGTAGCTCCTCTAAGTTTTGTTGAGCGATTTGAGATTAGTTTTGATTATAAATTAGATGAAAGTAGTAATCATGCGTCCGATTAAATGTGGAAACTATTTTATAGTCCAGAATACTAAACTCCTGGACAAATTAACTATCCAGTATTATGTTATAAATTTGAATTAATTATGAGCCAACAAATGAAAGAAGAACATAGTAAATTATTTATTGTAAAGTCATATAATTTACCCTTTGAGAGGGAATACAGTATCTATAACAATTGGGTATCATCTGATAAATTAGCTTTGATTGAAAAAATAAGAATTGATTTAGAAGAAGAAGTTCTGCTTGAACCTGTTCAATTAAAATTAAAAAATGACTGGTTATTAATGAATGATTCTCCACAAAAATGGCTTAAAATAGTTGAACTTGATGTTATTTAATATGAATGAATATGAATTAAACGGAAGGCTGATGGAAATTTCTCTTGCTTTGGGCTGTGAATTTCTAGAGTTGATACAAGTCAAAGAGCAGATTAAGAAAAACGGACTATCACCTCATGACGTAATGCGGTTAAAACAATTGGGATTTCCTGATATAATCGATAACTTTGAATCAGCAGTTTTTTATTTTAGTGAAAAGATTGGATTTATATCTTCACATAAAATCAACACTCTGGGCTATAAAATGAAGGATCTTTCAGATAAAATAATATTAAAAAAAGTGCAAAGAAATTAATATGGAAGCAAACGAATTGAGAATTGGAAATCTAACCCAAGACAAGGTCACCAAAGTAGTGTACTCAATCACCGCTAATGCATTGCTAT is a genomic window containing:
- a CDS encoding DUF6706 family protein; the encoded protein is MKVRDYLSANLELWSVEVSDSLIDAELINVGLNGDSEYEPELEVKTNTLFYNLIPKLLLSPKRVSEGQFTIEYDKDAMLAYYRMIAGQLGLPNNLERNKIRDRSNLW
- a CDS encoding tape measure protein, which gives rise to MNNVGGALNFNATLNLNEWRRNVDQIRRDILGLNQQTQQQTSQMDTAFRNLSIGVASYFSVHVVRDFINELITVRGEFQQMENAIETITGSTSQMNKLMDEWKELTLRSPFRLSEIGQAGKQLLAYGIDVNKVTHDIEMLANVASGVSAPIGDIAYVYGTLKTQGRAYTRDILQFTMRGIPLMDELAKVMNVNVSELKGLIEAGKVGFPEVEKAMNRLTTEGGKFNNLIGKQATTLTGSVNRLKHEFELMLNEIGTNNENILKGGIDAITHLIENYQEVGRVLLTLIEIYGIYRTALLVTTAIQKASIAVEAIKTWISLARSIRTAADAQALFNLTARANPYTLIITVIGALLAITYNYRQELGELTGMIEEQTNSQKAQEEVMSEYHRNFAKGVNETKANISELIGIIKNESSTLEMRKAAYEKLIKIDQTFIGVLDGQYKATNRLGQALEYVTSKIDAFAMAQAKAAASRKILEESFEEQFKRDALKVQADSAQKEADKWKKMDEEARKAGKASLEYMRNAYDAEKRRDKLLEQLEKQRKVANEKTGISNAIIRSNQQEINQKTKVLNQLREEVRLGKLNGEQLELKKKQIEKLDFELNGFKPQIIQSPEENKKSEGWAERIKAQIEELESQAQKAPTQAAYQAIRNRIDKLNELLNPKKNKQENQIAEILPEGSIKELERRAQLLNDAIDTAVNGVVKLRNLDKFGHDKDKKGNPYLTGETVSTEEAYKRLQQIQDEIDSKRYKSNKDRLDETKTQFENYYSIASYYGKEIADKQYAPLISKSKNYLQYVEGEVNSIEKRIESGEKLSKSDQEYLVMLRNEMDSLNGFEAPIEAFKREFENTLKLMTSYIDQIDAIDNAIDKAFQKEGGNSKQFLDQKKYLEELRRNAVQAQKEQYVQFINEHQTFEQRKVEITKKYDDIRLKIQKSNDSDLEKTRLTDEANKAQAKDISSMSVELFQKTDLWVKAFGDLNRVGPKTLRRMRDEFKKFLDSDAAKALKPEDLKTVQDAYDKLDESVKSRNPFAAISISIGKYSEEKKKLADAEKKYGKNSKEYNEQLENTRIALANIFKNGQDAANAVIGFASDLGGALGLLSQESQEALKNAQQLFDGIINAVTGYFSGDYAKMAGGIVQMITSISKAMNGDIDRNKSIQQWGIEIEKLKSLYEQLNKTIEKTAGEAQLKMNQDLIQNLKQQQDILAKMRDTENEKKNSDTDKIASYTQQIEDINNKIAEIADNFKNSITGSDFKDLSQKMAEALTSAFTQGEDAAKSFDKVVDDVMRNAVQNALRIKFLEPAAQKIVDQIYQSMGFGNGDASTLESQIKLAEKEINDVVNKLKNTSVLDGNYLTLYKKREELEKLISSLKEQIATSNTSGGFDGLTQEERDKNKESVQDAMKKYMEGMKQYQDLFGQAAENAQGLKGDIKGITEKTAGALEGQLNAMRIMQAEALKRFKDGLEVMRSQLLVQSQIEMNTRPIKGMYEEIKSMNSKIKNSLAGIP
- a CDS encoding major capsid protein; translation: MSEIVTSIFGQYGTSGAIQAIIDKRMDKFKTREFTKYLSWDTPQVDLSFADVIGRSRIEAIASVIGEDAVSPVRSRQGLEKLEGKIPTISHKYLMKSSDYRNYITLQNQNNVSDDTKKKQIIDLIFNDVKNAADGCTARVDVMFLQALSTGKIDLSVTNNPDGVAYGQIDMLLPADNIITAAKVWTDTTAKPTSDLEAVISAAQAKGNGDFAKILMTRPTFNKLKDSAEIQAIFKNSNKDNYALVTLARVNDFFTSNGLPPIELQDSLFGLEQDGNITTFKAFADDVIVFVPQGQLGTVKNGLVVEGDLMQVSGHSYANVDKVKIAKWSKTEPMNEFTRGQLHAIPALTAIDAVYHLKLKLA
- a CDS encoding phage tail domain-containing protein — its product is MGLKWSINGRDFADFGINVQESKSVLDKLKPRERNSYTWAEYHGKQIDLSKPYYEAREMELQCWLKASDSNRLTENFNSFLSLFDTKSTKRFTIEPFGNKEYAYEVLLNGSAELIKEFRNGEMYGSFTLKLLEPNPIKRVLKTTLDTFKLSYEIDSETEIFFGDGTKQTGRSNVSLTKDYSEPSYENSGLSLVSVSGFNDEYFEVYSVPEKSTTYQFSVEVTLVSPKNIKLYVIGRKPDNVYEVVAISTIYEGLIGKNTITVIKDVNIPVYGKFIYKVLDSDGNEIPGMVYNNPRIETAEVVGEWQDMTGKEKIIIIAGNIEDMKNLQTPAEIIWEKI